The window ACGGAGCTTGTGTTCTATCCTCCCCTGGAAAGACGAGACCCTGCTGGCTTGACCTCCCAGTTGACAGTACGCTGCCTCAATAATACCGCCAATGCCtgataaaagaaaaaaggccACCCGGACAATTAATAAACCGACCAGCTTCCAGTTTattttttccctctctcaTGTCGAATGTGAAACAGAAACTCCATCTTGTGCAATGGGAATGATGCGACGCCGGGCCATGATGGGATCGGAAAACACAAAGCCAACCGGTTTGTTGCTTATAAACAAAAGAATGCCGTGAGTTGTCGGGAAAAAGCGCCAATAGAAACCAAGTGATTTGCTCAAGGGAGAAActgaacaacaacccccaccaccgaggCCAGTCAATCAATGAGATGGCCCATACTCCTCGGCTTGCTACCAGGGGAGATCGTCTTCATAGCGGAAGCGACAAACTCTTGGCTGGTAGGCGTGGTCGGTGGACTAGATGTAAGCCCAGCAGCTGGGAGTACAAGCGGTTCTGGCCGTCGAACTTGATCCTTGGGCCGCAATGATGGGAGACCGGCAGGTGAGTCGTCTGGCGGGGAGGACAGGTCGGATGAATCGGGGTCCAAAAACTGCTTCTTAGGGGTCTTTATTTCCCTGATTGGCACCGCTTTGGTAGCTTTGAATGTCTGGTTGATCctgttcttgggcttgggggctGCCTTCTTCGGTTGCCCCGGCTTTCTCTTGGGGGCGGCCTTTTGCGTCGCAGGCGCGGGCTCGGCCGCTTTGGTGGTGCTAAAGCTGAGCGTGCTCTGTTTAGGGGGTCTGCCCCTCGGCCTGGGCGCTGGAAGGAGGGCGTTGCGAAGCTTGGGACTGGCAATCGGCGTCGGCATACCGCCTTGCTCGGCAAGTTTCGACTTGCGGTTGCCGGGAGTCTGTACTTCCTGCGAGGACCGCGAAGATTGAGATGGTTGCGAAGACTGCGATGACTCGAacccatcgtcatcgtcttctgTCCTTTTCCGCTTGCGCTCAAGTAGGATGTCGATTCTATTGCGCTCTAGGTTGGCGACGTAGcgcttctccttcagctcatcCCCAGTGACCATGTAGGATTCCCGATCTCCTATATCTTGCTGATCCCAACGTGGCAAGTTGACCAATTCCGCGACGTCGTCACACTTCGCTTTGATGACCAGATCCCAGCAATCCTTGAATTCGACGCCCTGTGGCTCCGGGTCAAGATTGATCCAGGCAGTAAGGCCGTCTCTCTTGCTCCGGGTCAGCTGGCATAGCTCCTTGACGAGTCTTCGCACGCCAGGGATTTTGAGCGTAGtccccaccacaacaacagcgtCCGGAACTCTCCGTAGATCTGCCTTTGAAACCATCCCGATCGCATCCTCGTCGGGGTTGTATTCGTTGTATAGCACAATCCGTGGGCGTAACTTGCCGATGCCGTGACTTCGCTTCCCCGCAAAAGCGGTTCGTACTTCGTCCTGCTCCTTGCACTTCTCGCAGAGTGGGGGCTCCGGGCCCTGAAACAGCGACGGGTTGAAGGTCTCCAAGTGGTTGCATTTTGTGCACACCATTTTCTCCAAGCCGCCATGGAGTTGAATCGTCGTTGGCCATGGGCCTTTGCTGTTCAGGGGCACATTCGTCGCGAGCGGTGGCATCTGAGTATCTAAACTATCGATATTCTGAGTGTACAAGCGCATGAGCCGGCCCTCTGAGGCAATGGATGCCAGCATGTGGTGGAACGGCGTTGGCTTGGCTTCAGATGCCATCTGCGACAATTCGCGGACCATGTcgtggaaggaggtggtggaggagtcgTGTTTGTAGACGGAGGCATCAAAAAGGTGCTTCCCAGACGCCTTGAGCTTGTGTTGGCCGCGCAGTGTCGTGAAGAGTCCTGTCGATGAACGAAAGTCGGGAACTGGGGGTCACATCTCAGTCAGCATTAAGGGGTACAGATGTTGGGTGGATGAAGGGTTAACCTACTGCCTGCAGAAACAGATATTCCAGCGCCCGCAATCAccacaatcttcttcttctttctcagGGCTGTCAACAGCCTCTGAAGATTCTCTTGGTCCTCATTGTCATAATTCTCCAGGTCGACATACTCGGTTGTGCGGGGCCGTGGGGCTGCGACGCGACGGCgcttggttggtgggggacCGTCTGTCCGCACCTGGATCTCTCCCGAAAAATCTGGCATGTCGTATGACTTCCGTGGAGTTGCGCTGCCCGAGGTAGTTGCGCTAGCACTCGGTGATGGGTATCGATTGGAAACATCCATGGCGGGTgaagggggcgagggagacTGTGAAAGGACCGAGAGAGGTGACGATGGAGGGGACGCTGTTGAGCGTCTGGAAAACGCCATGGTGGCGGTCTAAGTTGGCGTCAGAGCGAAGAAAACACAATAGTCTGTCAATGGTGTGGCTGGAGCAGAGTTTGTGGGTTTCGCAGGACCCTCGGTGTGAGAGGAGCAAGACGAGCGGAGGGCGGTCGGTGTTGGCCAAGTGTTGGTTATATCATGACGAGATGCCAAAGCCCACAGTGTGTAGAAAAAGGTTTTCCCCCAGGGTTGGGCGGATAATAGCAGGTCGCGTGGACAATAGGTGAAAAGGCGCGCTCGGTGGGCCGTGGTTCACGCGTCGTTGGGTGAAATGGGACAAAATGAGGGTGGTTGAGTGCCTGAGGCTTGGAATTACCCACGGCTGGGCATTGTTCGAGGTTGACGTTCGTTCTTTGCCGGGGCGCAGAAAGCGCAGAAAGGGGAGGATGCGAGTTTGCGATTGGCGGCAGATGCAGGCCGTGACAGTCAAGCAAAAGCCCCAGAAAATACCGCTCCCCTGGCACCTACGATCCACTGTGCGTTCATCGGGGCAACGGTTACAGGTATCCATCCACATGTATGTAGGTCCAGGGATGTCTTAGATATCGGATGCCAACCTTAGGTATCTCGTATTATGGAcgagaagagagaaaggaCTCTTGGAGCAGTTGTGGTTATTTAGGCCCAACCAAGGCCCTTCAACTATGGCCTTTCACCTCGACACTTTTGTGGACGTGCCCACGATGGCTCGGGCTATGGCTTTGGGCACTGAAGTGGCCCGTGCGAGGCTCAGGATGTTTAAGAACCAAATTTCTCAGGTAAGAAGGTCACCAGCACTTTGATGCTTGGTTGGGCCAACCCATCATCTTCTGGCGATCTTGCTCTCCTTATCCATACATCCAGGGCGGGCAGGTAGTTTTCCGAGCTGTGACTACCCGAAAAGCCTTTAGAGATTCAGCAATGTCAAATAGGACAAAATGTGAGGATAGCTGATCCTGACTCCCAGAAGCAAGATGACGTGCGTGTGCTGCGTGGGTACAAAGGTACGTACCTTAGCTGGGTGGGCGACCTAGCGTTGCTCGGAAACCAGGCAGCTTGGCATGCAGCACTTGCAAGGGGCGGTGGGCTGGTAGCCACAACGTGTGGCTTTGTTCCCTTCAGCCTGCCAGGTGCCATTCACTTCACTCCGGGTGCGTTCTCAGTGGCTCTACGAGGTGTACGCAGTACATGCTGCAAGCCGCCACAACACACCATTCAGTAAGTATCTATGAGaagccatcttcatctttcAGCCGCGTAGAACAAGACGATCATCagcatccatcatcaacttccATCAGTGTTCCATAAGCTCCATCATAGATACTGAAGTCCATCATCGCGCCAATACCATTTCAGTCACTGCTGCCTCACTTCATACACACCTAGCAAGTGGGACCTTCAACATAAATACAGCAGCAACTTTTTTTTCACGGTAATTCCATAGTCTGAAACACTCTCAAGCACACGTGAACCCAAAGCTCATTATCGTATCAGAACAGACTTGCCAAGGTAACCCACCAAAACGGTCGGCGGCGTTGAGTTTGAAGCTTTCCCAACAAGCCGAGGGCGGCGGCCCACATCATGAGTGCCCATGACATGTCCCTCCTGGGCGGGGATTCCATGAGCATCGACTCTGGAATCCAGGTGATGCAGAGCATTCAAGGCATGGACGGTGCCATGGCTCTCGATGATGTCGACCTCTTCGGAGATTCTGTTATGGACAATGCTCTGGGTACCCTGCCCCTGACctctcgccctcctccaagtAAGCAGCTTCAGCAGCGGCTGGACCAACTCCGAGCCCGTGGTTGCTGTCAGGGAATCGCTTGGGGCCGCTTGGGGAACATAGCCTGCGTCTCCAAAGATGGCATGTCGGTTGACATTCGCTACATGCGTTGCAATCCCGAGAACGGTGAATGGGATATGAATGACCCAAGCTCTTCTGCCACCATTTCACTGGTTCATGGTCCGCCCTCGTTCATCTCGCTGCCTTCTGCCGGCGCCCCCATAGTCCACGTCGCCTGGTCCCCTACCACGCATATGGCTGACTTGGCCGTCATTGATGCTCTCGGCCGCATCagcattctcttcttcccactgCAGATCAACAGACCCTATCCTATGAGAAAATGGGATTCCGATCCTGTGGACGACCTCCACAGCGTCGTCGGTTGTCACTGGTTACCAATCGGTAACGCAGCAAGCCAGAGCCGAGGGGTATGCCGTTCTCTTTCAGGACCACATGTTTGGCAGTCTTGCTTACACTCGGTAGTTTCTCACCCAATGCAGTGGTGCACACTGGGCAGGGTCCGAATACAAATACAACCACATGGCTCAGCCGGCTTTTGGGCCGTCACATCCTCACCCTGGAAGGAGCGCGCTGGTGTGTGTTACCACAAATGGTCTTCTGAGGCTGTTCTATCAAATTAGCAGCCGGCATGAGGAAACGGCTCTCGAGCTCGAAAGTGTGACGGCCGCCGATGATCTCATCACGCACGCCTCTTTCTGCTGTGATAAACGTAAGACCCCGCCAGACTCGAAATGTGTTGCAGCAGAACTAATCTTTTTGGTCAGCAAACACCCTTCTCATAGCTCTCGCTACGGCGTCGAAGCAGCTGAGGGTAGTGCGTGTTGGTGTGAACTGGGGGAATCCCCCAAGTGATAAGCAGGTGCACCCAGGCAGTATACAGTTAAGACCATCGATGAAAGAGGTGCATGTAGCCACCACCAGTTGGCTACAACATGGCCCGAGCGAGTCGACTCTAGACTTTTCCATGGCACAGCTCTCTCACCTCCTAGTACTCCCGTCTTTCATGGAGACCAGTAACCCTCCAACCTTCGCCCCAGCAGTTGTTGTCACGGTAAGATCATATCTGCCAAACGAAACCTCGCCCTACGATCAGGAAACCCAGAGCATCATCGATCGCTGGGAGGTTCTGAACGATCAAGCCCAAGCACCACATCCCGCGTTTGAGCAGCTGGGTCCCCGGAACGGTGCTGGGGCTGTCCCCCCGGTAAGTTTCTATGAACTTAGATGATAGGAAAGACGCAGCTAATGGGTAAATCAGACCATGACTAGGTTGCGGAAGCTGGAGCCAGTCACAATCCCCAAAGTGGTCATCTCGATGCAAACGACCACCATACAGCTGGGAAGAGTCGTTTGCTTCACCTTTAGCGACGGCACCGTTCAGTACCGTGACAGGTTCACCATGGCTGAACTTTACAACGAGCACAACACCGAGAACATCAACAGCCCTCACCAGGTTGGGTTCCAGTTTGACGATCCGACGCCCTGTAAGTCCTCCATACTAGTGTGTTTGCAGGTACTAGCTCCATGGTGACTAATTTCCCCACTGTTCAGGTCTTCAGGTCGCTTTCTCTCCGAGCAACTTTGCATTCGTCCAAGTGTGTGAGGATAACACATTGAAGCTGAGAAAACTCCATTATACAATGGGTGATTTAGGTTCCCTTCAAGACGGTTAGTGTGGTGATGCTTCCTTCGGCCCATGTGAGAGACCCCCAACTAAATCTGTGATCTAGTCCAAGCAAGGGCTGTTCTGGCATCTCTCACAATGCCCATCTCTTTTGCCTGGCAACAGCAAATGACCTTTGATGACATCCTGGCGGTTGTCCGTCCCTTGACCCAGCATCCGAGTAAGTTTACCCCCTGGAAGGGTTGGTCACGCCTGGATCTAACAAAAGTTCCATTTCAGAGTTCACAAATGCCTTGTTTAAGGAAATCATAACTCTGCTTCGGACTGTGGTCGACTACTCGgaagaacagcagcagcttgtcGACACGCTCATCCGGAACAACCAGCTGCAGTCCTGTCTGAGCCTTCTGAACCACTTTGGCTTCAATGGGAACTTTGAAGCCAGGTCTTTCCACGGAAAGTTCGCCTCGGTCGCCCTCAACCTGAGAAACATCATTGTTCTCATTGTGC is drawn from Podospora pseudocomata strain CBS 415.72m chromosome 1 map unlocalized CBS415.72m_1, whole genome shotgun sequence and contains these coding sequences:
- a CDS encoding uncharacterized protein (EggNog:ENOG503NVP8; COG:B; COG:K) — protein: MAFSRRSTASPPSSPLSVLSQSPSPPSPAMDVSNRYPSPSASATTSGSATPRKSYDMPDFSGEIQVRTDGPPPTKRRRVAAPRPRTTEYVDLENYDNEDQENLQRLLTALRKKKKIVVIAGAGISVSAGIPDFRSSTGLFTTLRGQHKLKASGKHLFDASVYKHDSSTTSFHDMVRELSQMASEAKPTPFHHMLASIASEGRLMRLYTQNIDSLDTQMPPLATNVPLNSKGPWPTTIQLHGGLEKMVCTKCNHLETFNPSLFQGPEPPLCEKCKEQDEVRTAFAGKRSHGIGKLRPRIVLYNEYNPDEDAIGMVSKADLRRVPDAVVVVGTTLKIPGVRRLVKELCQLTRSKRDGLTAWINLDPEPQGVEFKDCWDLVIKAKCDDVAELVNLPRWDQQDIGDRESYMVTGDELKEKRYVANLERNRIDILLERKRKRTEDDDDGFESSQSSQPSQSSRSSQEVQTPGNRKSKLAEQGGMPTPIASPKLRNALLPAPRPRGRPPKQSTLSFSTTKAAEPAPATQKAAPKRKPGQPKKAAPKPKNRINQTFKATKAVPIREIKTPKKQFLDPDSSDLSSPPDDSPAGLPSLRPKDQVRRPEPLVLPAAGLTSSPPTTPTSQEFVASAMKTISPGSKPRSMGHLID
- the sin4 gene encoding Mediator of RNA polymerase II transcription subunit 16 (COG:S; EggNog:ENOG503NVYT), which encodes MSAHDMSLLGGDSMSIDSGIQVMQSIQGMDGAMALDDVDLFGDSVMDNALGTLPLTSRPPPSKQLQQRLDQLRARGCCQGIAWGRLGNIACVSKDGMSVDIRYMRCNPENGEWDMNDPSSSATISLVHGPPSFISLPSAGAPIVHVAWSPTTHMADLAVIDALGRISILFFPLQINRPYPMRKWDSDPVDDLHSVVGCHWLPIGNAASQSRGFLTQCSGAHWAGSEYKYNHMAQPAFGPSHPHPGRSALVCVTTNGLLRLFYQISSRHEETALELESVTAADDLITHASFCCDKPLATASKQLRVVRVGVNWGNPPSDKQVHPGSIQLRPSMKEVHVATTSWLQHGPSESTLDFSMAQLSHLLVLPSFMETSNPPTFAPAVVVTVRSYLPNETSPYDQETQSIIDRWEVLNDQAQAPHPAFEQLGPRNGAGAVPPTMTRLRKLEPVTIPKVVISMQTTTIQLGRVVCFTFSDGTVQYRDRFTMAELYNEHNTENINSPHQVGFQFDDPTPCLQVAFSPSNFAFVQVCEDNTLKLRKLHYTMGDLGSLQDVQARAVLASLTMPISFAWQQQMTFDDILAVVRPLTQHPKFTNALFKEIITLLRTVVDYSEEQQQLVDTLIRNNQLQSCLSLLNHFGFNGNFEARSFHGKFASVALNLRNIIVLIVLANHSPQKSNGVLNPLDESEVVETLVGCAEWAVSLFSWLIDSLFNLLDDPEFMALLSDQRRFQELASYLHTRNDVSVYLLLCSSTRSLLQVACRRVAGLEEISSRALTYYKTHSVTETGAALHHAYQRMYRTSSSSPVKPQDFERLLSTLGRDISTAYQRTLTAMAKSKDQTQPGATEQQQQQAQQRVELFVKSAQNRWELEMLSGANPPNIFREVLARLFTSTLTTFKALTDPAKLYFANYDLLEVNDDAKTLRARKKAGKYVDVFKRVELVAGQQQQNTQSFPPAAVTNGAQRKGGGGENVKTEAGVGGAAGVKLGGTPSLTLGLAGGGGGGSAGAGNGANGGAAVAMTQVHSPRDEGAGGAGGGHAIRWRRCVRCASVMEDIMNQRPGFTYVLAQQRKCCCGGAWALVAKGALG